From the genome of Anopheles funestus chromosome 2RL, idAnoFuneDA-416_04, whole genome shotgun sequence:
CCACCCCCTTTAGGACACCTTATACTAATACGCTCACTATACGCTCATCATCTCTGCTTAGGTTGAGATACTTTACGAAAAAGTGCTGCACGAAATCAAACAGGGCAACATCATTGATCGGCAAAAGAAGCTTACCCAGAAGAGCCTCTATGCCTACATCCAGGAAGCATTCGGTGTGGACGAAACAAGACATGCCGTGCTGGAGCAGCGTGTCGACACCATGCTCGCGCAGGACATCTATCTGCGGGTGGAAATTATGGAGGCCAAACTGAACCCACCACCGGACGCACCCGAGCAGCTACTGCCGAACGCGTTCGTGATCGTATATCTGCAGGAGAAACCACGGGAAACACATCGGACCGCCACAATACCGAGCACGCTGAATCCCACGTGGAATCAACAGTTTCCGGTGTAGGTGTTAGAAGTCACACTTACTTATGGGTATACTTATGgtgcttttttattctattacaATCCCATAGAGCCGTAAAACAGGACACGAAGGAAACGCTTATCATTGAAGTGTTCAACAACTCCAACAATCCGAACAAATTCCTGAGAGCTTTGCGCATCGCAAGGAAGTATCTGCTGTCGCTGTTTAATCCGGTCGCTTCACACGCTAAAATGATTGGACGAGCGAGCATTCCATTAGAGGTAattcaaccccttttttgcgtTAATGTATTACGAAAAAACGGTTTGTAAAAAAGAATCgttatagtttaaaaatacttcacaAGTTGTTTCGCACATTCACACCTAGATGGCGCTAGAAGCCGTTCCtcaatgaaaatgattttactTACCGTTTCGTTGCTTTTGCAGTCCATCACATCGACGGGATTGATATCGTGGTACAATCtggcgaagaagaaaaaacccgaCCCGCAAGGTACGCTGAAggtgaaatttttcttcacttccaAGCTGGAAAAAGCCACCGCAAAGCACGAATACGAACAGATGCTACGCTGCATTCTCGAGTATGAGCTGCGCAGTTCAAGTGTGGCCCGTTACTGGTGGGCCGGTAAGCTTACGAGTGAAGGTGAAGCCATCCTGCAGCAGTACACCAAGTGTGCCAATCTAAATGCCACTGAGCAGACGCTAATTGCGTGGTTCGTTTACACGCAAGTGCATCTCACGTATCCGCTGTCGATCAGCTTGCTCGAAAGCGTACTGGACAAGCTGTGCGCTGGGTACGATGTGGCACTAACGTCGGATGAAGAGAGGGAACGCTTTTGGGACGGTATGCGCCGTATCCTGCCGTCCTGTTTGTCGATCATTGTGAAGATGCGTAAACGATTGGCCGGTGATAAGGATATCGTTAAAACGGTTACCGCTGTGCTGCAGTTGGTTTCGAAGGCGGACCAGTTGGCTGCACGGAAGGGAGCTAATCTGTTTTCCGACGCTACCGTACGGTAAGAGAAGAGATCTAACTTCAATATAGAGGAACAACACATaaataaatcgtttttttcctttctttcgcaGCGCCTTAAAACAAATCGCACTGGACTGTACGAAACATTCCACTATGAAGGAAGCTATAGTGCTGGCAGTTCAGCTCGGTGCAAGAACCTGGTTCGAGATGGCCCTTTCGTCTGCCATTGAAGGTAGCCAGTCGAATGAAGACAAACTGCGCTCGCTAATAAAGTTCGTACAGCTGCTGCAATCTGATCTTCTGCGTGCCAAGACGTACTACGATGGAGTCTTCAAGAGGTGTGTATGAAAAATGCTACCAAGAAATGGCCAAGAACTAACGAAAATGTTTGGAaactctcgtttttttttatagcgtAATGGACATTGACTATAGTCGGGAGATTTGCATCCAGCACGAGGCACGTATCGTTTCCCATCTGCGACCGATCGTACAGACGATCTGCAATGGTTTCAAGAAGATTACGCTCCGGATGGAGCAGCTGGAGCGCCGGGCCGAAATGGAAAGTCTCGACATGAGTTCCACCCTGTTCGAACTGTACCTGATACTGAAGCTATTTCTCCAGCAAACGGACACGGTCGTACAGAGTGCACACAATCCATACATCGTCGAATTTCACCAATGGTTCCGTGGTGGTATCGTGTACTATCTGGATGTTTTTGCGATAAAGACAATTTCACGCGTAGTTACCGTGCTGGAGGAAGATGATCTTCGCAAGGTTGAACCGTTGAGCAATGGTCGGCTAAAATGTTCATCTTCCACACGGGAGATATTGGAAATTATATCACAGATCAAGATCTTCTGGGATCAGCTAGCGTGGCCGGATAAGGATGAGATGAAGAAGTTCCTGAAGCGAAGCATTGGTGTAggtctttttttggttttgcatgtCTTGCAACACATTTGTTAGGCGAAATACTAACAATGTTCGATGCTTCCCAATTCCAGGATATTTGTAGCTGTTGCATTTTCTATGCCGATCGTTTGCTTTCCAAGGTGAAAACTTTAGAAGGATCGTCCACTAATGCTACGGGAGGAATAAACTCGGCACAGCTAGCAACGCTAGAACGATCGCTTGTAGTACTCTCGAATGTGAGCATTCTGATCGAAAGCTTAGTACGATTACCGCAAGAACTAGGGTACAGTCAACCGTCTGCTGCTAGCGGTGCGGTAACAGACACAACGGAAAAGCCACGCAAAACTTCCCTCGAGCAGCTGATGGCCGATGAGATGTTACCGATCGATGGATTAGCGAGCTGGCGGCAGAAGTGTGTTCGCTACATTGCCGATCACGTCACACAGACGACGCGTGGTTTTATAATTGCCTGCAGTGAAGTAACCATGAACGGTGGAAGTCCCAACGGCAACACCGGAACAACGCTGGCCGGTGGATTCTTTTCCAGCAAACAACACCCATCGCCGGTAGAGAATGTGGAGCGATTGCGGCACTGGATCGTACAGTCGTCGACGTTGCTTACCGAGGGCCTAACAGAAGCGGATCTGCACACAGTCGAACAAGATCTGTGGACAACTCTCGAGACAACAATGgatgaaattattaaaaagcTTCTAGAGGTACGGTTGACCTTCTCTACACGATGCCTCTAAAggcatatttttatgtttaagtctcatcttttattttcatttcacggTACAGAAAAAAGACTCCCTCGCAACGTTCCAGCGATTGCGGACCTGTTACGAACAGCTCATCCAGCACTACTTCAGCACACTAAGTGAAACGATCGCTTGCTCTACGATCGGCGAACGGTTGGAAACGTTTAGCTGCACCACGAATGAGCTTATCCACCGATACTACTTGGAGCGTGTCCGGCAACAGGATCAGCTGGAGGAGCCCGAAAATGGACAGCTTACCGTACGCTGCTGGTTCCAACCGGATGGACTACAGATTAAGGTGCTTCGGGCGGAACAGTTGCGATTGCCGAAGGACTACAAACATTCGTGTGACAGTTACGTGAAGATTAATGTGCTGCCACCGGATCAGTTCGGTGCACCGTTGCCCGAATTGAAGACAAAAACTAAATCGAAGAACTTTTCACCCATTTACAACGAAACGTTCACACTGTAAGGCAACGTTCCTGCATTTGATTTTACGTAGTCTCACAACAATGTTTTAATGCtctttatttattacttttgcAGGAAAATTAATCCCGTCCAACATTCCTTGAAGGACGCACTGCTGATGCTAAACGTGAAGGTGTCCGAGCTGCTTGGACTCAGCCAGAAGCATATCGGTGAATGTTTTCTACGTCTCGATGCCATTCCGGTGGTACGCGATGCTAGTGAAGCACACGAGATCGCACCCATCACCATTCCACTAAGTCTCCCGTTCACTATCGGTAAGTGTACTTCAAGCACGTAAATTCTCTTGATGCTTCAAAATCGTCACGAATCCAATAATCTTATTGCCCTGTTTTTTACTTCACAGCTTCATACTCCGTTACCGCACTCGAAAATCGAAACCATGACAAAATGGCGGcacagtttttgaaaaaacttaaacaaaaaatgggcATCGCACCGTACACGATGAGTACGCTCAGTTTGTGAACGTCCTCACTTCACTTTATCGTGATTATAGTTGGAACAATTAATGTGCCGCTAGCGTTAATGTACTTGGTGGCATTAAGATAAATGATACAGGGATATCATGtcttacttttaatttttagttaTAGCTGTCCATTTTTGAGCGCATTGTGTTACTTTTTTTGatacaaacaattttaaaactgATAATAATTTAGTCGTGTCggcatgttttcatttttcttcttgcagtTTAATATAAATACAATATGTAAAGTGTACCACTACTCACACACGAATGTTGTGCAATAGAATTAAACAGTTTCATACAAAACCAATAAAAGAGCAACATGTTGTGAACTAATTATGCCAAattttgaattgatttatGAAAGAAACCTGAaatgatggagacgcatggtgcttCATACATACCGTTAGGCTGCATACGTGATTGTTTTACAGAAATTGAACTAATAAGTTGTGTTGAAGTTTTCGGGTATGTTTTTACCCGAATGAACAAAAGTTGCAGGGCATGCAGATTTACctagtttttgaaaattctGATTTCCATTTACCCAAAATTTACGTCAAATTTTGGTCAATTCAGTGGTGCGATGGAGGCGCATTATCCCTCACGCACATTGAATGGCTGCATACGTGTTTTGGTGAGAGAATGGTTTTTTGTGGAAATAAAAGTACATCTATTCCAATGTTctgttaataaattataaacattCTTTAATCAACGTAACTCATCGTAATCACTAATTAACGCAAAGGCTTCTCTTCACCCCCAAGGTTCGTCTACTAACTGTTGTGTGCATATACATAATGGCAGCTAATTTTCCTCCTCCTGCCCCACATTGTTATCGATCCTATTTACAgtgtgttctttttcttctgatgAGTTATTCTGCTCTGAGCTAACCGTTGTAGTAGGAGGAAGATAAATGCTGTAGATCCTGTTGAAAAGAAGATATGCAATATTAGAAAACGTAAGGACTCTTCAAACGTGATCGAAGTTACctcgaaacagggtaagattCATCGATTACGTCAAACATGCGTTTGAAGCGACAGGACAGCAGGTTCTCTTCCGGACAGTACAATGCGTTATCAACGGTAAATGCTTCCAGGGCGGTTAGAGCAAACTTGGTCATCTCTCCCAGTCGTTGTTCGTAGTCATCTGAATGGATAAAGCACCGTAagaagtttaaaaattgtgTCCTAATGGGCCACAAACACGACAGTCACAATTCTTACATTGTATATCGTACGATCGACGACGATCTTCTTCACTGCTTTCGTCGCCATGTCCACCACCGGAAGGCTTCAGCGTAGGAAGGAAGAACAGCAAACATAGCAGTGCGATAAACTTTACAATCTTCTTAAAGATGACCAGCTTGAGCAGAATCTTGCCGACGGTGAACAGATCGAACTTAAACTTGAGCTTGCTGAGTAGCCAATTCTCTGGACTAAAGTACGGCATGCCATGGCTGACCGGAccgggcggtggtggtggtggtggatatGGTGCTGGTGGACCATAGATTGGTTTCGGTGGGCCATACACGGGTTTAGGTGGTAGACCATACTCTTTGTGTGGTGCAGGTTGGTACAGTTCATTACCGGTTGCAGTGGGAGGACCATAGTTTCCCGAAGGAACACTGTACTCATAAGAACTGGACGGGACGATGTTGTAATCACCGCGTGATATCCTTATCGGAGTGCCTTTTAAAGAGAATGTTTTAGCTTGGTTAATATAAAATATCGACTTCCTTTTACTGGCGGTAGATTACATTAGCCGCTCGATTAAAACAATTCTGTGTACTGATTCAATTCCTAAGTACGCAGCCAGTTCACTTCGTTCATTGTGAAAGATTCgagaaaaaatcattctctTGTCAAACGAGTATCGTCTATTGCTCGTATTTGATCGTAAATTTGGATTcactttatatttttatatatgtaactccgtcactacatgcttagcaattgtcgcatTTGCGAACGAGACAAATAAATAGAtcttttgataaattttaatattattttgtattctgtttttaatttaaagcattgtttgagtgaaaaggaacgtattgcaacaatttcgcattaaaataaaacaaatttttaaattttgataaattgctcaaaaaaatggcaaggggtaaaccttaagaaattttcaaattgtttgaagttttttatttttttattattttttactcttttccttttttaaagcattatttgagtgaaaagaaacttattgcagcattaaaatatatcacatttataaattttgcaatattacttCAAAACAAGAGCCTAAGCCTatacagccttaggagattggcatatttatagaaacatctgagacatctatacaggcatacagacatctgagggcatgaccgtccaagaagaaaatgtagccattggtgccatctatcgaccacaggttaaagattggcgattcgttgtataccgaccgagttataggcataactttgagcaaaaacgaggaaaattttacattttgtcaaacagggtatggaacttgctaccgcgaataacttctggcacaaacatctgagggcatagccgttcaagaagaaaatgtagccattggtgccatctatcgaccacaggttaaagattggagatccgttagataccgaccgagttataggcaaaacttggtgcaaaaatgtggaaaattttcattttttttgaattttttgatttttttattatttttctttcttttttttatttcaagcattattagagtgaaaagaaactcattgcaacccattggcattaaaatgaaacaatttaattttttttgcaaaatttcccaaaaaaatcgtaaggggtaagccttatgaaattttcgagtggaaaatttttttgaaatttttttctgattttttattctttttttaatttaaagcactatttaagtgaaaagaaacatattgcaacaaattcccatcaaaatatatcacatttaaaatttttgctacattgctcaaaactgaggaaaattttacattttctcaaacagggtaagaaacttggttcctcgaataacttctggcacagacatctgagagcatggccgtccaagaagaaaatgtagccattggtgccatctatcgaccacaagttaaagattggcgatccgttagataccgaccgagttataggcaaaacttggtgcaaaaatgaagaaaattttacattttctcaaacagggtatggaacttggttcctcgaatatcttctggcacagacatctgagggcatggccgtccaagaagaaattgtagccattggtgtcatctatcgaccacaggttaaagtttggcgatccgttggataccgaccgagttataggcaaaaattggtgcaaaaatgtggaaaattttcattttttttttatttttttgatttttttattatttttcactcttttttttatttcaaccattattagagtgaaaagaaactcattgcaacccattggcattaaaatgaaacaatttaattttttttgcaaaatttcccaaaaaaatcgtaaggggtaagccttatgaaattttcgagtggaaaatttttttgaaatttttttctgattttttattctttttttaatttaaagcactatttaagtgaaaagaaacatattgcaacaaattcccatcaaaaaatatcacatttaaaatttttgctacattgctcaaaactgaggaaaattttacattttctcaaacagggtaagaaacttggttcctcgaataacttctggcacagacatctgagagcatggccgtccaagaagaaaatgtagccattggtgccatctatcgaccacaagttaaagattggcgatccgttagataccgaccgagttataggcaaaacttggtgcaaaaatgaagaaaattttacattttctcaaacagggtatggaacctggttcctcgaatatcttctggcacagacatctgagggcatggccgtccaagaagaaattgtagccattggtgccatctatcgaccacaggttaaagtttggcgatccgttggataccgaccgagttatgggcagaGCTtagtgcgaaaatgaggaaaattttacattttctcaaacagggtaagaaacttgattcctcgaataacttctggcacagatatctgagagcatggccgtccaagaagaaaatgtagccattggtgccatctatcgaccacaggttaaagattggcgatccgttggataccgaccgagttataggcaaaacttggtgcaaaaatgaagaaaattttacattttctcaaacagggtatggaacctggttcctcgaatatcttctggcacagacatctgagggcatggccgtccaagaagaaattgtagccattcgtgccatctatcgaccacaggttaaagattggcgatccgttggataccgaccgagttataggcaaaatttggtgcaaaaatgaggaaaattttcatttttttttattttttgatttttttattattttccactctttttcttatttcaaacattatgagagtgaaaagaaactcattgcaacccattggcattaaaatgaaacaatttaattttttttgcaaaatttcccaaaaaaatcgtaaggggtaagccttatgaaattttcgagtggaaaatttttttgaaatttttttctgattttttattctttttttaatttaaagcactatttaagtgaaaagaaacatactgcaacaaattcccatcaaaaaatatcacatttaaaatttttgctacattgctcaaaactgaggaaaattttacattttctcaaacagggtaagaaacttggttcctcgaataacttctggcacagatatctgagagcatggccgtccaagaagaaaatgtagccattggtgccatctatcgaccacaggttaaagattggcgatccgttggataccgaccgagttataggcaaaacttggtgcaaaaatgaagaaaattttacattttctcaaacagggtatggaacctggttcctcgaatatcttctggcacagacatctgagggcatggccgtccaagaagaaattgtagccattcgtgccatctatcgaccacaggttaaagattggcgatccgttggataccgaccgagttataggcaaaatttggtgcaaaaatgaggaaaattttcattttttttttattttttgatttttttattattttccactcttttttttatttcaaacattatgagagtgaaaagaaactcattgcaacccattggcattaaaataaaacaatttaattttttttgcaaaatttcccaaaaaaatcgtaaggggtaagccttatgaaattttcgagtggaaaatttttttgaattttttttctgattttttattcttttttaatttaaagcactatttaagtgaaaagaaacttattgcaacaaattcccatcaaaatatatcacatttaaaatttttgctacattgctcaaaactgaggaaaattttacattttctcaaacagggtaagaaacttggttcctcgaataacttctggcacagatatctgagagcatggccgtccaagaagaaaatgtagccattggtgccatctatcgaccacaggttaaagattggcgatccgttggataccgaccgagttataggcaaaatttggtgcaaaaatgaggaaaattttcatttttttttattttttgatttttttattattttccactcttttttttatttcaaacattatgagagtgaaaagaaactcattgcaacccattggcattaaaatgaaacaatttaattttttttgcaaaatttcccaaaaaaatcgtaaggggtaagccttatgaaattttcgagtggaaaatttttttgaaatttttttctgattttttattctttttttaatttaaagcactatttaagtgaaaagaaacatattgcaacaaattcccatcaaaaaatatcacatttaaaatttttgctacattgctcaaaactgaggaaaattttacattttctcaaacagggtaagaaacttggttcctcgaataacttctggcacagatatctgagagcatggccgtccaagaagaaaatgtagccattggtgccatctatcgaccacaggttaaagattggcgatccgttggataccgaccgagttataggcaaaacttggtgcaaaaatgaagaaaattttacattttctcaaacagggtatggaacctggttcctcgaatatcttctggcacagatatctgagagcatggccgtccaagaagaaaatgtagccattggtgccatctatcgaccacaggttaaagtttggcgatccgttggataccgaccgagttatgggcagaGCTtagtgcgaaaatgaggaaaattttacattttctcaaacagggtaagaaacttgattcctcgaataacttctggcacagatatctgagagcatggccgtccaagaagaaaatgtagccattggtgccatctatcgaccacaggttaaagattggcgatccgttggataccgaccgagttataggcaaaacttggtgcaaaaatgaagaaaattttacattttctcaaacagggtatggaacctggttcctcgaatatcttctggcacagacatctgagggcatggccgtccaagaagaaattgtagccattcgtgccatctatcgaccacaggttaaagattggcgatccgttggataccgaccgagttataggcaaaatttggtgcaaaaatgaggaaaattttcattttttatttattttttgatttttttattattttccactcttttttttatttcaaacattatgagagtgaaaagaaactcattgcaacccattggcattaaaataaaacaatttaattttttttgcaaaatttcccaaaaaaatcgtaaggggtaagccttatgaaattttcgagtggaaaatttttttgaaatttttttctgattttttatttttttttaatttaaagcactatttaagtgaaaagaaacttattgcaacaaattcccatcaaaatatatcacatttaaaatttttgctacattgctcaaaactgaggaaaattttacattttctcaaacagggtaagaaacttggttcctcgaataacttctggcacagatatctgagagcatggccgtccaagaagaaaatgtagccattggtgccatctatcgaccacaggttaaagattggcgatccgttggataccgaccgagttataggcaaaacttggtgcaaaaatgaagaaaattttacattttctcaaacagggtatggaacctggttcctcgaatatcttctggcacagacatctgagggcatggccgtccaagaagaaattgtagccattcgtgccatctatcgaccacaggttaaagattggcgatccgttggataccgaccgagttataggcaaaatttggtgcaaaaatgaggaaaattttcatttttttttattttttgatttttttattattttccactcttttttttatttcaaacattatgagagtgaaaagaaactcattgcaacccattggcattaaaataaaacaatttaattttttttgcaaaatttcccaaaaaaatcgtaaggggtaagccttatgaaattttcgagtggaaaatttttttgaaatttttttctgattttttatttttttttaatttaaagcactatttaagtgaaaagaaacttattgcaacaaattcccatcaaattatatcacatttaaaatttttgctacattgctcaaaactgaggaaaattttacattttctcaaacagggtaagaaacttggttcctcgaataacttctggcacagacatctgagagcatggccgtccaagaagaaaatgtagccattggtgccatctatcgaccacaagttaaagattggcgatccgttagataccgaccgagttataggcaaaacttggtgcaaaaatgaagaaaattttacattttctcaaacagggtatggaacctggttcctcgaataacttctggcacagacatctgagagcatggccgtccaagaagaaaatgtagccattggtgccatctatcgaccacaagttaaagattggcgatccgttagataccgaccgagttataggcaaaacttggtgcaaaaatgaagaaaattttacattttctcaaacagggtatggaacctggttcctcgaatatcttctggcacagacatctgagggcatggccgtccaagaagaaattgtagccattggtgtcatctatcgaccacaggttaaagtttggcgatccgttggataccgaccgagttatgggcagaGCTtagtgcgaaaatgaggaaaattttacattttctcaaacagggtaagaaacttggttcctcgaataacttctggcacagatatctgagagcatggccgtccaagaagaaaatgtagccattggtgccatctatcgaccacaggttaaagattggcgatccgttggataccgaccgagttataggcaaaacttggtgcaaaaatgaagaaaattttacattttctcaaacagggtatggaacctggttcctcgaatatcttctggcacagatatctgagagcatggccgtccaagaagaaaatgtagccattggtgccatctatcgaccacaggttaaagtttggcgatccgttggataccgaccgagttatgggcagaGCTtagtgcgaaaatgaggaaaattttacattttctcaaacagggtatggaacttggttcctcgaataacttctggcacagatatctgagagcatggccgtccaagaagaaaatgtagccattggtgccatctatcgaccacaggttaaagattggcgatccgttggataccgaccgagttataggcaaaacttggtgcaaaaatgaagaaaattttacattttctcaaacagggt
Proteins encoded in this window:
- the LOC125763246 gene encoding protein unc-13 homolog 4B-like isoform X2, translating into MVEMSVPNDGDRPVKESPGAAASVAVASDGRQGRRKPFFEKFGTLLKQRSDAFLLHVNNPVPPHGEESDAPGSHANGGLAGPSTVLGPAGIQPIVANGDVSPAKANDAENYVEILYEKVLHEIKQGNIIDRQKKLTQKSLYAYIQEAFGVDETRHAVLEQRVDTMLAQDIYLRVEIMEAKLNPPPDAPEQLLPNAFVIVYLQEKPRETHRTATIPSTLNPTWNQQFPVAVKQDTKETLIIEVFNNSNNPNKFLRALRIARKYLLSLFNPVASHAKMIGRASIPLESITSTGLISWYNLAKKKKPDPQGTLKVKFFFTSKLEKATAKHEYEQMLRCILEYELRSSSVARYWWAGKLTSEGEAILQQYTKCANLNATEQTLIAWFVYTQVHLTYPLSISLLESVLDKLCAGYDVALTSDEERERFWDGMRRILPSCLSIIVKMRKRLAGDKDIVKTVTAVLQLVSKADQLAARKGANLFSDATVRALKQIALDCTKHSTMKEAIVLAVQLGARTWFEMALSSAIEGSQSNEDKLRSLIKFVQLLQSDLLRAKTYYDGVFKSVMDIDYSREICIQHEARIVSHLRPIVQTICNGFKKITLRMEQLERRAEMESLDMSSTLFELYLILKLFLQQTDTVVQSAHNPYIVEFHQWFRGGIVYYLDVFAIKTISRVVTVLEEDDLRKVEPLSNGRLKCSSSTREILEIISQIKIFWDQLAWPDKDEMKKFLKRSIGDICSCCIFYADRLLSKVKTLEGSSTNATGGINSAQLATLERSLVVLSNVSILIESLVRLPQELGYSQPSAASGAVTDTTEKPRKTSLEQLMADEMLPIDGLASWRQKCVRYIADHVTQTTRGFIIACSEVTMNGGSPNGNTGTTLAGGFFSSKQHPSPVENVERLRHWIVQSSTLLTEGLTEADLHTVEQDLWTTLETTMDEIIKKLLEKKDSLATFQRLRTCYEQLIQHYFSTLSETIACSTIGERLETFSCTTNELIHRYYLERVRQQDQLEEPENGQLTVRCWFQPDGLQIKVLRAEQLRLPKDYKHSCDSYVKINVLPPDQFGAPLPELKTKTKSKNFSPIYNETFTLKINPVQHSLKDALLMLNVKVSELLGLSQKHIGECFLRLDAIPVVRDASEAHEIAPITIPLSLPFTIASYSVTALENRNHDKMAAQFLKKLKQKMGIAPYTMSTLSL